The following are from one region of the Hydrogenophaga sp. BPS33 genome:
- the rplU gene encoding 50S ribosomal protein L21: MYAVIKTGGKQYRVAAGEKIKVEQIAADVGQEIVFDQVLAVGNGTEIKVGTPLVSGATVTVTVLAHGRHEKVTIFKMRRRKHYQKRQGHRQNFTELQIASIAA; encoded by the coding sequence ATGTACGCGGTCATAAAAACCGGTGGCAAACAGTATCGTGTTGCTGCTGGCGAAAAAATTAAAGTAGAACAGATTGCTGCGGATGTGGGCCAAGAGATCGTGTTTGACCAGGTTCTGGCTGTCGGAAACGGCACCGAAATCAAGGTAGGCACTCCCTTGGTTTCCGGCGCAACGGTCACGGTCACGGTCCTGGCCCATGGCAGGCACGAGAAGGTCACCATCTTCAAGATGCGCCGTCGCAAGCACTACCAGAAGCGCCAAGGGCATCGTCAGAATTTCACCGAACTGCAGATCGCATCGATCGCAGCCTGA
- the rpmA gene encoding 50S ribosomal protein L27: MAQKKGGGSTRNGRDSKPKMLGVKAFGGELVTAGSIIVRQRGTKFHPGLNVGVGKDHTIFATVDGHVTFAVKGALNRHTISITPV; this comes from the coding sequence ATGGCACAGAAAAAAGGCGGCGGCTCAACGCGAAACGGGCGCGATTCCAAGCCCAAGATGCTCGGTGTGAAGGCGTTTGGCGGCGAGTTGGTCACGGCGGGTTCGATCATCGTTCGCCAGCGCGGTACCAAGTTTCATCCCGGTTTGAATGTGGGCGTGGGCAAGGACCACACCATCTTTGCAACTGTCGATGGACATGTGACATTCGCTGTCAAAGGCGCACTGAACCGTCACACCATCAGCATCACGCCGGTCTGA
- the cgtA gene encoding Obg family GTPase CgtA: MKFVDEATIDVAAGDGGNGCASFRHEKYKEFGGPDGGDGGRGGHVFAVADASLNTLVDFRFTRRFEARRGEHGKGSDMFGVKGDDIVLKMPVGTIVSDAETGEVLHELLQPGQQITLAKGGDGGFGNMHYKSSTNRAPRQKTPGWPGENRTLKLELKVLADVGLLGMPNAGKSTLIAAISNARPKIADYPFTTLHPNLGVVRVGPEKSFVVADVPGLIEGASEGAGLGHQFLRHLQRTRLLLHMVDVAPFDEGVDPVAQAKAIVAELKKFDQELYDKPRWLVLNKLDMVPADEREARIKDIVKRLKYKGPVFEISALTREGCELLVQKVYQHIAQVHQAQQAPVDVDPRFADGLGNR, translated from the coding sequence ATGAAATTTGTGGACGAAGCCACGATCGATGTTGCCGCAGGCGACGGTGGCAACGGCTGCGCGTCGTTTCGGCACGAGAAATACAAGGAGTTTGGAGGTCCCGATGGCGGTGACGGTGGTCGTGGCGGGCACGTCTTCGCCGTGGCGGATGCCAGCTTGAACACCTTGGTCGACTTCCGCTTCACCCGCCGTTTCGAAGCGCGGCGCGGTGAGCATGGAAAAGGCTCGGACATGTTTGGCGTCAAAGGCGACGACATCGTGCTCAAGATGCCGGTGGGCACCATCGTTTCGGATGCGGAAACCGGTGAGGTGCTGCACGAGTTGTTGCAGCCTGGGCAGCAGATCACGCTCGCCAAAGGGGGTGATGGCGGCTTTGGCAACATGCACTACAAGAGCTCGACCAATCGGGCGCCGCGCCAGAAGACGCCTGGTTGGCCGGGGGAGAACCGCACGCTCAAGCTCGAGCTCAAGGTGCTGGCCGATGTAGGCTTGCTGGGGATGCCCAATGCGGGCAAGTCCACACTGATCGCAGCCATTTCCAATGCCCGGCCAAAGATCGCCGACTACCCTTTCACCACGTTGCACCCCAATCTGGGCGTGGTGCGGGTCGGGCCGGAAAAGAGCTTCGTCGTGGCCGACGTGCCTGGCTTGATCGAAGGGGCATCCGAAGGCGCGGGCCTGGGGCACCAGTTTTTGCGTCACCTGCAGCGCACCCGCTTGCTCTTGCATATGGTGGACGTGGCGCCGTTCGACGAGGGCGTCGACCCGGTGGCACAGGCCAAGGCCATCGTGGCCGAACTCAAGAAGTTCGATCAGGAGCTGTACGACAAGCCGCGTTGGCTGGTGCTCAACAAGCTCGACATGGTGCCGGCAGACGAGCGCGAAGCTCGCATCAAGGACATCGTGAAACGCCTGAAGTACAAGGGTCCCGTCTTCGAGATTTCGGCGCTCACCCGCGAAGGTTGCGAGTTGTTGGTGCAGAAGGTGTATCAGCATATCGCGCAGGTGCATCAGGCACAGCAGGCGCCGGTTGACGTGGATCCTCGCTTTGCCGATGGTTTGGGTAACCGCTGA